In Campylobacter sp., the DNA window GTGGATTTTGTCGCTGTTTTTGATATAGGCTAGCTTATTCTAGCCGCTACTGCGCTAAATCAGTGCGGAGCGCTACGGGCATCTACCAGCGGCTAGCTACATAAAATTCTTTAAATTTACGTAGCTAGCCCGCGTCGCGCAAATGCCTTAGTATTAAAATTTCGCTTAACATAGTTTTAAATTTACACACAAAGCCTCAAGGAGCGAAATTTTAAAATTCTATCGCTACGGAATTTTAAAATTTAGCCGAAATTCTATGGCTTACAGAATTCTAAAATTCCACGACATGAAATTTTAGAATTTGCCCCATAAATTTGGCAACGAGATTTTAAAATTCTACTCTTGCTTCAGTCTTGTCATCGTAAATTTAGCCTACGCGCTGTAAAATTCCAAAATTTTAAAATACCAGCTAAAGGAAAAATATGAAAGTTTTAGTCGCGATCGACTCGTTTAAGGGCTCGCTTAGCTCGCTTGAGGCGGGCAACGCCGTAAAATCAGGCATCGAAAAGCTAGGCTGCGAGGTGCTCGTCAAACCTATCGCAGATGGCGGCGAAGGCAGCGTTGAAGCCCTTGCCGACGCGCTAAAAGCTAGGTTCATGGACGTCATCGTAGCAAACCCGTTAGGCGAAAAAACGCCCGCGCGCTACGCCTTAAAAGGCGAGCTAGGCATCTTAGAAATGGCGTCCGCATCGGGTCTGCCGCTCATCGAAAAATCGCGCCGCAACCCGCTAAAAACGAGCACTTATGGCTTTGGCGAGATGATAGCGCATGCGATCGCACACGGCGCGCGAAAGTTTATCATCGGCATCGGCGGAAGTGCTACGAATGACGCGGGCATGGGGATGCTGCGCGCGCTCGGCTTTAAATTTAAAGATGCAAATGGCGCAGAGCTTGCGGGAGCGGGCGAGGATCTGATTAAACTCGCCACGATAGATTGCACTTCGGTGCTACCACATCTTAAAGAGTGTGAGTTTCTCATCGCCTGCGACGTGGATAATCCGCTCTTCGGCGAAAACGGCGCGGCATATATTTACGCTCCGCAAAAGGGCGCGGATGCGGCGATGGTAAAGCAGCTCGATGCGGGACTTATAAATTTTGCAAGCATCGTAAGCAAACATCTTGGACGCGAGCTTTGGAATAGTCCCGGGGCAGGAGCTGCCGGCGGGCTAGGCTTTGGCTTCGTGAGCTTTCTAAACGCGACGCTTAAGCCTGGCATCGACATCATCACCGAAGAG includes these proteins:
- a CDS encoding glycerate kinase, with product MKVLVAIDSFKGSLSSLEAGNAVKSGIEKLGCEVLVKPIADGGEGSVEALADALKARFMDVIVANPLGEKTPARYALKGELGILEMASASGLPLIEKSRRNPLKTSTYGFGEMIAHAIAHGARKFIIGIGGSATNDAGMGMLRALGFKFKDANGAELAGAGEDLIKLATIDCTSVLPHLKECEFLIACDVDNPLFGENGAAYIYAPQKGADAAMVKQLDAGLINFASIVSKHLGRELWNSPGAGAAGGLGFGFVSFLNATLKPGIDIITEEIGLDRDMKGVELVITGEGRLDFQSSMGKTPCGVAKIAASYGVPVIALAGGISPCAGGCNERGIGAFFCILNEPMSLERAMEKETATQNLARVAEQAVRLFMLGRGAK